GTAAAGGTAAACATACCCGATGGACCCGCGATCTTTAAAAGATCACCCTCCTTGACCGTGTCATGCAGGTAGCGCGAGACCAGCCCGTGTTCCTCGCGTTTGATCGTTAGTTCGAGATGTTCGACCTGCCCCGGCGACGATGCGATCGTATAGGACCGGCCCGCGGGCTTGCCAGACGTCGGCTCGATGGTGAGTTGCACGAACTGGCCGGGTTTGAAGTCAAAGGGAATCCGCCCCCCATCGGCCGGAACCAGATAGAACGTCACGATCGCCGGCGTCTCCCGAATGATCCGGGCCACTTTCAGGCTGCCACGCCAGAGGCCGTGTCGCGGTACGTCGACGATCGGAGTGGCCGTTCCACCGCCTGGTCCCGGTACAGGGGGAGGCGGGGGAACAGGAGGTGTTGGACCGCCGCCGGTCGACGATGGTGGCATGGGCGGAACCGTTGGTTTCGGTGCGAATGCCGTGGTGGTCGTGAGCATCTCCTGCACACGATGCAACCGCAGGACCTGCAAGATCAGCAGAGCGATCGATACCAGGATCAGGATCGTCATGAACACCAGGTGAGCCGGCGTCAGTCCGAAAAATAGGCCGTTTTGCTGGCTCGCCGCGATTGTCGGCAGACCCATCTGTGCCGTGAACCAGTTGAAAGCCACCATTTGAGGATTAACGAGGCCGGTCGCGGCCGCGCGCGCGGCCATTCCGCTATCGAGCAACGCAACACCGTCATGGAGATGTTGGCTGGACCGACGCATCGTCTCCCACGACAGGGACTGAGTGGCATCGACCGATGCGGTGCCGACTTCGCGAAGACCGTCTTGAAGCCTCTGTGCCGCAATATCGGCCAGCATCTGACGTTCGGCGTCCGTCAGCTTCGGATGCGTCATCATGAAGGTATAAAGCGGCGTGCGACCGCGCGCTCCGCAACAACCTGCGTCGGCCTTGTCCGCCCCGGGAACCGCACTCAATGCCTGCCCAGCCTGGGGCAGCATGCGGCTCATCATATTGCCCTGCTCAGTCGGCCTGGATGATGGCGCACCGGGGATCCCCATCCCGCCCATGCCAGGGTGATGGCTCGCATGCTCGTCACCACCCATCGACATCATGCCGCCCATGTCGGACATGCCTGAGTCGGGTCGAGCGGGGGTCGTCTTCATTCCGCCGGACGATTCGGCACCCCGGTCGGCATCCCGGGGCGCTGCCATAGGCCCATCGTCTTCCGGCTGATCGCGCCGCAGCGCCAGCGAAGGTGGCGGGCTGCCTGCCGTAGGCCCCGCCATAGTGCCGCTAGACATGGCCGGAACGGCAGGTGACTCACCCGGTGCCTGAGCAAATCCCTCTGACATGCTGATGAGCAGTGTCATGATCACGACACTCCCGCTCAAAAAGACGCGCCTCATGCTTTCTCCAACACGCCATCATCCTCGGCAAAGTTCATACCGGCCCGTTTTCCGGATGTCGTCAGGACACCACTTATTACTATACGGGGGTATGGCATATTTTCCTTGATCTCGATCAATTATCCCAGCGGCATCTACTGTCGCGGCATCGGCATATCCATGTCGTGATGCATATGATGCCCGCCGGCTGCTTCTGCCCGAGCGACCAGCGCCTGGTAGGTGGAACTGTTCATTCCCGGAAGTTTCTCGAGAAACGCCACAATGTTCCAGAGATCGTCATCACCATGATCCGCCCAGGACGGCATGCCCGACATCTTGATGCCATGCTTGAGAATCCAGAACAGTTCGCCCGGCGTATAACGTTGCGCTACATCATTCAGAACCGGTGGCTTCGGATACATCCCCTCCGCCATATCCTCGGCCTCGACGCCCGGCGCCGAATGACATGAGGCGCAATGCATCGAAAAATGCGATGCACCACCGACGAGCCGTGCCTGCGTCTCAAGATCGACAGGTGCGGTAATGCCCTCGGCGTGATGCCGGATTGAATGGAGGCGTGCCGTTTCCAGAACACGATAGGTCAGCCGCCAATGCGGCGAGGTGGCGCCCACATCATACAGACCACCGAAAGCGACGGCCGTTCCCGCGCCGATCCCGACCAGCAGAATACCGGCGAGACTCCAGGCTAATCTTTTCATGCGTGCCTCCCTGGGCATCTCCAAGGGCGACGCTTATGGCGCCGCCCCGCTCCATCAGGAATCGATCAGCGCTGATGAACCGCGTCGGGCATGCTCTGCGGCCCCATCGGCATCTTCATGCCGCTTTCCTTGTCACCGCAGCCCATCTTCATCTTGTGATCTGACGGCGCCATGGCGTGGCCGTTCGACATATCCATGCCCTTCATCTTCATACAGCCTCCCATCTTTCCTTTCATTTTCATGCCCTTCTCCATGCCCTCCATGCCGGAACCGGACATGCCGTCCATTTTCATCTTGTCGTGGTCCATCCCCGACATACCGGACATGCCCTGCATCCCGGACATATCCTGACCCTGCGGCTGGGCCGGTGCCGGAGCGGGTGTCTGGGCATGCGCAACCGAGGCTGTGGCCAGAAGTGCTACCAGAGCGGCCGAGATCCTGAAATTGACAGTTAGCATTTGTAAGTTCCTTATCTTTTTTTATCTGAATCGGGACCGCACGGTGCGCCCCGCAACGACTTCACATCGGGCAGGAGCGGTCAGAACCACGTCCTGATCCCGAAGGTGAAATTCAGGTCCTGGACACGCTCATGCCTTGAACGTGCCATGTCGGCGGCCTGACCGAACGTGCCGGAATAACTCACGCCGATATAGGGCGCGAATTTCCGATGCCATTCGTAGCGAAGCCGCAATCCCGTATCGATATCGGACAGCCCGGTTCCGACGCCGCGCGCACGATCGGACGCGGAATAGAAGTTCATCTCGACCTGGGGTTGGAGAATCAGGCGATTGGTCAGCAGGATATCGTAGGAACCTTGCAGACGCCCCGCCGCGCCTCGGTCACTGAAATATGCCGTGGCCTCCACATTGAAGAAATATAGCGCCAGTCCCTCGACCCCGATCGCGCCCCAGGCCCGTGTGGGGCCGTTGTCAATATCGAGACGCACGCCAGTCTGGACATCGAAATACCGGGAGATGGCACGATCATAGAGGGCCTCATGATCTCCATCACCGAACTTGCCGTTTGTGCCG
The Acetobacter aceti genome window above contains:
- a CDS encoding 2Fe-2S iron-sulfur cluster-binding protein, coding for MTLLISMSEGFAQAPGESPAVPAMSSGTMAGPTAGSPPPSLALRRDQPEDDGPMAAPRDADRGAESSGGMKTTPARPDSGMSDMGGMMSMGGDEHASHHPGMGGMGIPGAPSSRPTEQGNMMSRMLPQAGQALSAVPGADKADAGCCGARGRTPLYTFMMTHPKLTDAERQMLADIAAQRLQDGLREVGTASVDATQSLSWETMRRSSQHLHDGVALLDSGMAARAAATGLVNPQMVAFNWFTAQMGLPTIAASQQNGLFFGLTPAHLVFMTILILVSIALLILQVLRLHRVQEMLTTTTAFAPKPTVPPMPPSSTGGGPTPPVPPPPPVPGPGGGTATPIVDVPRHGLWRGSLKVARIIRETPAIVTFYLVPADGGRIPFDFKPGQFVQLTIEPTSGKPAGRSYTIASSPGQVEHLELTIKREEHGLVSRYLHDTVKEGDLLKIAGPSGMFTFTGEEADSIVLLSGGVGITPMMAVLRYLTDIVWPGEIYFVYSAHASIDYVFRQEIEWLERRNDKLHVIATMRRSPGTEWSGPEGRITKELLQQSVPDLTNRRIHVCGPPGMMASMRALLTDLGVPEANVHSEAFGPAAMKAEPAVGPVAAPSSPAVTPAATTITFSTSGKSAPLQLDETVLDAADAAGVNIPSSCRSGICGVCTTHLLQGQVTMAVEDGLDPADKAKGFILACQAKTTGGPLVVEA
- a CDS encoding cytochrome c, with the translated sequence MKRLAWSLAGILLVGIGAGTAVAFGGLYDVGATSPHWRLTYRVLETARLHSIRHHAEGITAPVDLETQARLVGGASHFSMHCASCHSAPGVEAEDMAEGMYPKPPVLNDVAQRYTPGELFWILKHGIKMSGMPSWADHGDDDLWNIVAFLEKLPGMNSSTYQALVARAEAAGGHHMHHDMDMPMPRQ
- a CDS encoding copper resistance protein B codes for the protein MIRGLIGGTVLAAGLATAVPGTGRAQSVPARQSEGTQEAQTASAPAPVVYVNGIQPVMDHNIYMHALLDQFEARFGADGGQFRYDGQAWFGTDYDKLWLKSEGTVGTNGKFGDGDHEALYDRAISRYFDVQTGVRLDIDNGPTRAWGAIGVEGLALYFFNVEATAYFSDRGAAGRLQGSYDILLTNRLILQPQVEMNFYSASDRARGVGTGLSDIDTGLRLRYEWHRKFAPYIGVSYSGTFGQAADMARSRHERVQDLNFTFGIRTWF